In Gemmatimonadales bacterium, the genomic stretch TACACCTCGGGTGACGGCGCGGCGTTCTACTACTGCCTCTTCCCGAATTACATGCTCAACATCTTGCCGGGCCGCCTCCAGACCAACCTCGTCCTGCCGCTCGGACCCGCGCGCTGCCGGGTGGTGTTCCAGTACTTCTATGCCGACCCCGATGCGCCCGCCGTCCGCCGCCTGGTCGAGGAGGACCTGGCCTACTCCGACGCGGTGCAGCGGGAGGACATCGACATCTGCGAGCGGGTGCAGCGCGGGGTCGAGTCACGCGCGTACGACCGCGGCCGTTTCTCGGTGAAGTACGAGGAGGGGGTCTACCACTTCCAGCGGCTGCTCAAGGGCGCCTACCAGGCGTTTCTCGCAGAATCGGGAAACAACGGCAGGCCTCTGCCGTAGTGCAGCAACGCGCCTACGACTTCTTGGGAGATCGAATGCTTCGGATTGCTCGTGTCGCTGTCACGCTCGGCAGCCTCGTCCTCGCCCCTGTCGGCCTTGCCGCCCAGGCGCCAGAGGCTCCCCCGCTGCCCACCTGGAACATCGACGTCGCGCATTCCGAGGTGACGTTCCGCATCCGGCACTTCATGAGCCGGGTCAGCGGCACCTTTACCGACTGGTCCGGCGCTATTCTGGGCGACCCGACCAACTGGGCCAGCGGCACGGTTTCCGTCACGATCAACGCGGCCAGCATCGACACTCGCAACGACCGCCGTGACGCCGACCTGCGCTCGGGCCGGTTCTTCGCCGTCGACAGCTTTCCGACCATCACCTTCGTCGGTCGGACCGTGGCGCAGGTGGGCGACTCGCTCACCATCGCCGGGGACCTGACCATGCGAGGGGTGACCAGGCCGGTCATCCTGAAGGGGGTCGCGCTCGGCGTCATGCCCGGTGAACGGCCGCGCGCGGGGTTCGAGGTGGTCACGACCCTCAACCGTCTCGAGTACGGCGTCGTCTACAATCGTGTCCTGGAAGGGGGCGGGAGCATGCTGGGTGACGACGTCGAGATCCGCATCAACGTCGAGGCGCTGCGGCAGACGACGCCGTAGGTTACCGCACCCGCTCGCCCAGTGCCTTGAGCGAGTCGGTCGACACATTCCCCGTCACCACGAATCGAATCTCTCCCTGCTGCTGCCAGGCGGTGGCGGACGACTCCTGGGCGACGCCCCCGACGCCCCCGACGGGCTTGGCGGCGTTTCCCTGCCGCGTATCCGCCACGAGCATGGGCCGTTGCTGGTCGAGGATGACCGCGCCGGCCGCATACACCACGCGCACCAGTGGCAGCGCGGGATCCGCACCCGCCACGGCCGTGCCCGGGCCGGTCTCCACGCGATCCGGCGTCAGCCCATCGATCAGCCGCAGCTGACCGCCGAGCAACCGCACCGCCTCCTCCATTGAAATGACGCGCCAGCGGCTGACCGCCTGATCCGCGGCGAGCGCCTCCGGCTGGGCCGCCCGCTCCGCCCTGATGGCGATCGTCGGGCTCGCCGGCGACGGAGCGATCGCCTTCGGCGCCAATTCGTTTGCACGGGCCGGAGCCGCGGCCTTCGCCTCGCCCGTCGTCTTCCCGGCGTCGGTATCTCTGCGCGTACCCGATTCCGCCGGCACCGCAGCGCGCACAGGCTCATCCCGTGCCGCCAGCGGTGGTGGGGCGGTATTCGGCGTCGGACCCGCCTCCCCATCCTGCAGGATCGCGGTGTCGGGTGTGAGCGGCGTCGAACCCCGCGCCCAGTACCCCGCGCCCACCGCGATCACGATGCTGGCGGCCCAGGCGAGGGTCCGCACCAGCGTGCGCCGACTGCGGGAGGCGCGGGGCTGGGCCGCCCGCGGCGGCACGGCCAGTACCTCCACCAGCCGATCTGCCTCCTCGAGGAACGCGCGCGCCTCGGCCAGGTTTGCGGCGCAGGAAGCACATTCCGCGATGTGGCGCTCCACGCGCCCGCGCTCGATGGCATCGAGCTCCCCGTCGAGGAGCATCTGGATGGTGCCTTCGTCAGGATGCGACATTCCGCCCTCCCTGCGTGCGGTACGCCTCGACCAGCTTGCGCCGCGCTCTCGACAGCGTCGTCCCGACCGCTCCCTTGGCGAGGCCGAGCGTCTCGGCGATTTCATCGTAGTTGAAGCCTTCGGCCTTGAGCAACAGCGCCTCGCGGTCCCGCTCGCCCAGCGTCGCCAGGGCGTCCTGCACCGCGCGCACATTGTCGGACCGGTCCATGGCCTGGTCCGCCGCCGGCGCCGACTGCGGCGATTCCGCGCGGTACAACTCGAGCCGCCGTCCCCGCCGCACCGCCTTCCGCCCATCCTCGCGAACCAGGTTCAGCGCCACGGCAAAGAGCCAGGGCCGGGGGTTGCGGGGGGGAGCGGCCACGGCCCGGGCAAAGGTCTCCTGGGCGATGTCTTCCGCACGGTCGTGATCCCCCGTCCGCCGGTAGAGAACCCGGACGAGGGCGGCGTGGTGTTCACGGAAGAGGGCGGCCAGGTCTGCTGTCATGCGCTCGATCGGGTTGGTGGGGTGTGGCCTGCAGGGGCAACTGCCCTGCAAGCCACGCGCCGCACCGGGAAAGGTGTCACTGCCCGCGGAAGTCGCGGACCGTGGTGGCGAGCTTGGTGCCCCGCCAGCTGCTGATACCGGCCGGATCGATGCGAATGCTGATCCGGATGCCGGCGATGACGGCCTGGTCGCCAACACTGAGCCACGATGCCAGTTCGGGCAACGCCTGCACCAGCTCGAAATACGCCGGGCTGAACGGCTTCACCGCCACGACGGGACTCTCCGGCTTGTACGTCATGTCGGTCCAGGTGCCGTCGCGGTCCACGAAGATCCGGCCGGCGATCCGGCGTGAGTCCGCGCGGACGCCGCCCACCGCGGGTGGCGTGCGGGCAAGCCGTTCATCGGCCGCGGCATCGGCGGCCGCGAGCGTCTTGACCTCCGCCTCGCGCGAGCTCGCCTCGGCCCTGTTGAACGCCGCCTGGCCAGTCATCCGCTTGGCCGCGTCGCGCCCGCCACGGAGTTCCGGGGCCACTTCCGGCGGCACCACGGCGCCGGGTTCGAGCACGAGATACGAGGTGTACTCGGTCAGGAGTCCATAGCGCAATCCGAGCTGGCGGATTTCCTCGATGATGGCAGGCGATGCGCCTTCGAGCCGGGCCGTCCGTGTGAGCTCCCCGATCTTCCGGGAGGCCCAGAGCGGTGGAACGAACGCGTTGTCGGGCTGGCGGCTGGTGAAGCGGGCGGTGGCGGTGAACCGCTCGCGCCGGCCGTTCCGCTGCCCCTCGATGACCACGTTACCGCTGCCGGTCCCGCGGTACCGCCCGAAGACGACCAATTCCTCGCCATAGAAGAGATCGGGCAGTTGGGCCGGCTGGGACTCCAGCAGCGTGACCGGAGCACTCACGATGCGGAGGTTGGTCAGCGCCGGATGCCGAATCCGTCCCAGCAAGGTGCCCACCGCCACCTCGACGTCGGCGTTTGGGGCCACGTACGTTGCGCTGCCACGCCCTTCCTTGGCCAGCATGTCGAGGAGGAAGGTGTTGACGTCGGTCCCGACGCCGACAGTAAAGATGCGGGATCCTCCGATCCGGCTGCCAGCCGCGGAGGCGATCTGCTCCGGCTGGGTCTGACCGACGGACGGGAGGCCGTCGGTCATGAAGACCACCAGCGAAACGCGCTCTGCGTTCCGTGACCCGCCGAGGGCGACGTCGAGCGCCCCCTCGATGTTGGTGCCGCCTCCGGCGGAGAGGCTGGCCACGAAGTCTTGCGCACTGGTCACGTTGGCGCGGGTGGCGGGGGTGAGGCCGGTGCGGAATTCGGTCACCCCGGACGAAAAGGCGATGAGGCGGAACCGATCCCGCGCGCCGAGGGCGCCGAGCGCCTGCGTGAGGGCGGCTTTGGCCTGTTCGAGCTTGGTGCCGGACATCGACCCCGATACGTCGACCACCAGGGTCAGGTCGCGGGGCAGGGCCTCGCTGGTGGCGGCGTCCGGTGGGGCCAGCAGGAGCATGTAGTAGCCGTCTTCACCAGCGGAGGCGTGCGTCAGGACGCTGGCGCCGACCAGCCCGCGACGGAGCGGGAAGAGCAGGTCGAGATCCCCCGACGCGGTGCCGGGCACGGTGACCACGAGCCGGCCGCCAGTGCGTCGGGATGTCACGTTGTGGGTCGGCGAATAGGGCGTGCCGAAGGTCGCCTCGCCGGGCGCGGTCACGGACATGGAGAAGAGGTCCTGCGGAGTGCCCTCATCCCCCTGACTGCGCGACGTGGTGCGCGGACCGATCGCGTAGCGCAGGCGCAGGGCGTCGCCATCGCGGCCGAGCACCTGGGTGTAGCGGAGGACGATTTTTCGGGTTTCGCCTGGTTGAATCGGGAAGATCTGCGCGCGGATCAGTCCATGGCCGGCATAGGTGAGCAGCGCCGGATCCCGCTGGCGCCGCACGATCTCTTCGTACACCGACCGGGCCTGGTCGGCCGTCTGCATTTCTCCCTGCAGTTCCTGGTCGCCCATCCAGAGGGAGTAGCCGGTAAAGACGGCCTCGCCGGGCAGCGGATAGAGGTAGGTGCCTTCGGCGATGCCGCTTCCGGTGTTGCGGAAGCGCTCCTCCACTTCGACGCGGGCGATCCGGCCGTCGAGGGTGATGCGGACATTGCTCTGGGTGCGGATGACGGGCCCGCCGATCGGGGCGGGCCGAATGGACACAGGACGGGCTACGACCTCGACCCAGCCCTGAGCACCGGCCGGGGAGGCCGCGCTGGCGACGAGCACCAGCGCGAGAGGGAATCGACGACGCATGACTGTCTCCTGGTTTGAGGCAGCCGGGAGATGCGTCTGGCCCAATAACTTGCACGGCCCCCCAATACGGCCGCATTCTTCGCCCATGATTCCCACCCAACGGGCCCGTCTCCAGCTGGTGATCGCGGCCGTGCTGTTCTCGACCGGTGGGGCGGTCATCAAGGCCACGGCCATGACCAGCTGGCAGGTGGCGTGCCTCCGTTCCGGCATCGCGGCGGTGGCGCTGGCCATGCTGCTCCCCGGCGCGATGCGCAGCATTCGGCCGCGAACCTTCCTGGTGTCGCTTGCCTATGCCGCCACGCTGGTGCTCTTCGTGAAGGCGAACAAGCTCACCACGTCGGCGAATACGATCTTCCTGCAGGCGACCGGGCCGCTCTACATCCTCCTCCTGGCCCCCTGGCTGCTGAAGGAGAAGATCCGGCTCCCGGACGTCGGGTTCATGGCCGTCGTCGCCGTCGGCCTGATGCTGTTCTTTACCGGGACGGACGTGCCGGTCCGAACCGCGCCCGCGCCGTTCCAGGGCAATGTCCTGGCCGCGTTGTCCGGCTTCACCTGGGCGCTGACGCTGATGGGGCTGCGCTGGATGGGGGCCGATGAGTCGGGGGGATCGCCGGCGGGGGCGGTGGTGCTGGGCAACGGCTTCGCGTTCCTGGCCACGCTTCCAATGTCGCTTCCATTCAGCGGCATCGGCGCCGGGGACTGGGTCGCCATTGTCTACCTCGGAGTCTTCCAGATCGCCCTCGCCTATGCCTTCGTCACGCGGGCCGTAGGGAAACTCCCCGCACTCGAGATTTCCATCATCCTCCTGGTGGAACCGGTGCTCAACCCCGTCTGGTCCTGGCTGGTCCATGGGGAGCGGCCCGGCTCGTGGGCGCTGGCAGGTGGCGCGTTGATCCTCGGGGCCACCGGACTCCGCTCCATTCTGGCCAGTCGTGCATCTGGCCGGGTCGCCGCGCGTGCCTGAGGCGCCGCGTGTCCTGATGGCGTTGCTCGAGACAGTGCGCGTCCGAGATGGACGGGTGCCGCTCTGGTCGCTCCACGAGGCGCGAGCCCGGCGGAGCGCCGCGGCACTCGGCTACTCCATTCCGGCGGAACTCGTGCCTCCCTCGGGCGGGCCCGACCGGATCTGCCGGATTGCCTACGCCAGCCGAGAGCGGGTCCTGGTCACGACCCGGCAACTCGAGGAGCCGAAGGGGCTGCGACTCCGCACGGCCCTGCTGCCTCATCGCGGCTACCGGCACAAGACGACCGATCGGGAATGGCTGGACGTGGCGCGGCTCGATGCCGCGGCGCGCGGCGGGGATGACGTCCTCTTTCTTTCGGAGGAGGGATTCGTTGCCGAGTCCTCGATCTGGAGTCTCTTCTGGTGGGATCAGGGTGTGCTGACCGCACCGCCGCTCGATCTCGGAATCCTGCCGGGCGTGGCCCGCGCCCGGCTCGCCGAGGTGGCGGGCGGGCTGCAGGAGGGTTCTCTTCCGGGGGCGCAGCTGTCGGCGCACGGCGGGTTTGCCGCCAACGCGGCGCGGGGGATCGTCCCCTTGGTGGAAGTCGATGGGATTCAAGTGGTTCCCAACGAGGCGACGGCGCTGCTGGCCGAGGAGTTCTGGCCTTGACCGGGGGGAGGTCTGCCAATATTTTCTCCGGGCTAGGCAGGGCCCTCGGTCCTCGTGGTGGTTGTAGCTCAATCGGTTAGAGCGCCGGATTGTGGTTCCGGAGGTTGCGGGTTCGATCCCCGTCAGCCACCCTGCCCGCGACGCCCGACGGAACAGCGTCGGCAGAGGTCCGTAGCTCAATTGGTAGAGCACCGGTCTCCAAAACCGGGGGTTGCAGGTTCGATTCCTGCCGGGCCTGTCGGGACACAACACGGCGCTATCGTCTAGAGGCCTAGGACACAGCCCTCTCAAGGCTGGTACACGGGTTCGAATCCCGTTAGCGCTATGGACGGCACCATCGGGTGGGCCTCGGCCCCATCGTCTATCGGTTAGGACGCGACCCTTTCAAGGTCGAGAGACGGGTTCGACTCCCGTTGGGGCTATGCACCACGCGCCGCTAGCTCAATTGGCAGAGCAAGTGACTCTTAATCACTAGGTTGTAGGTTCGATTCCTACGCGGCGCACTCCCCCATCCTGGCTTCGGCCGGGGTGGGGTTCGTCTTTCGGGTAATCTTCGGGTCCTCTTGCGCTCGGCCATCCTCCGGCGCACGTTGGCGGGGAGGGATAGCCCCTTGCGGCTTCCCGTGTTAGTTTAACTCCGACCCCTCGTTCCCTCGGGTTCGCCGCTGGCCGCGGCAGGCCGCTTCGGGAACGGGTCCAGGATTTGTCACAATTCGGTGTCAGTGCACACCTTGATGAGCATCATCCGCTCGGGCGATTCCACAACGCCTCAGCCGAGTTTCACACCCCTCAGGAGCGTTTCATGATCCGTAAGCTCTCAGTTCTCTGCGCAGCGATCGCCTTGATGGCGACGGCACCTGCGCACGCCCAATCGAAAGGCACCTTCCTGGTTGACGTGGGAGTCGCCTTGCCCTGGTACCCCTCCTACATGGGCCTGAGCGACAAGGTCGGCCCCGGTGGTCGCCTTGGGTACATGATGTCCGACAAGCTCGGGTTCGAGGTGGACGCCTTCTTCCTCTCCACCGAGCCGTCGAGCGCCAGCTACACCGGCGTGAACATCGACCAGACGATGGGGCACGCCCGCTTCACGTACAACGCTCCCATGGGCAAGGGTCTGGCCGCGATCTTCGGCCTCGGCTTCGCCTACAACAAGTGGGGCGGCGATGCCGGGACGTACTTCATGCGTGACAGCACCTCCTACGACAAGGACAGCGACTACGGCCCGGGCGGCCTCTTTGGGCTGCGGTTTGGCGCCGGTGGCAAGGTCAGCGCGCGCGTCGACCTGACCGCCGACTACATCCCCTCGCCGATCATGGCTGACAATCCCTATACCCAGAACCAGTTCTACTGGGGCATGGACGCCATGCTGAGCATCGCGTTCGGTGGCAAGCCGGGCACGCCGAAGGATTCGGACAAGGACGGGGTGCCGGACAAGACGGACCTCTGCCCGAACACGCCGCTGGGGACCGCGGTGGACGCCAACGGCTGCCCCTACGGCGACGCCGACAAGGATGGCGTGACGGACAACCTCGACAAGTGCCCGAACACCCCGATGGGTGCGACGGTGGACGCGGCCGGCTGCCCATCGGACAGCGACAAGGACAGCGTGTATAACGGGATCGATCGGTGCCGAACACCCCGATGGGTGCGACGGTGGACGCCAAGGGCTGCCCGGCGGACCAGGACAGCGACGGCGTGTACAACGGGATCGACCAGTGCCCCGACGCCTGCGACGCGGGTGGACGCCAAGGGCTGCCCGGTTGACTCGGACGGCGACGGCGTGCCGGACTACATGGACAAGTGCCCGAACACCCCGGCCGGCATCAAGGTGAACGCCGAGGGCTGCCCGATCCTGTTCGAACCCGGCAAGACGGCCGTGGTGCTGCCAGGTGTCAACTTCGCGAGCAACAGCGCGGTGCTCGACCCATCGTCCCAGGAGATCCTGGACAAGGTCGCGAACTTCATGCAGTACAATCCGAGCGGGTACAAGCTCG encodes the following:
- a CDS encoding YceI family protein, whose translation is MLRIARVAVTLGSLVLAPVGLAAQAPEAPPLPTWNIDVAHSEVTFRIRHFMSRVSGTFTDWSGAILGDPTNWASGTVSVTINAASIDTRNDRRDADLRSGRFFAVDSFPTITFVGRTVAQVGDSLTIAGDLTMRGVTRPVILKGVALGVMPGERPRAGFEVVTTLNRLEYGVVYNRVLEGGGSMLGDDVEIRINVEALRQTTP
- a CDS encoding zf-HC2 domain-containing protein, producing the protein MSHPDEGTIQMLLDGELDAIERGRVERHIAECASCAANLAEARAFLEEADRLVEVLAVPPRAAQPRASRSRRTLVRTLAWAASIVIAVGAGYWARGSTPLTPDTAILQDGEAGPTPNTAPPPLAARDEPVRAAVPAESGTRRDTDAGKTTGEAKAAAPARANELAPKAIAPSPASPTIAIRAERAAQPEALAADQAVSRWRVISMEEAVRLLGGQLRLIDGLTPDRVETGPGTAVAGADPALPLVRVVYAAGAVILDQQRPMLVADTRQGNAAKPVGGVGGVAQESSATAWQQQGEIRFVVTGNVSTDSLKALGERVR
- a CDS encoding sigma-70 family RNA polymerase sigma factor, which translates into the protein MTADLAALFREHHAALVRVLYRRTGDHDRAEDIAQETFARAVAAPPRNPRPWLFAVALNLVREDGRKAVRRGRRLELYRAESPQSAPAADQAMDRSDNVRAVQDALATLGERDREALLLKAEGFNYDEIAETLGLAKGAVGTTLSRARRKLVEAYRTQGGRNVAS
- a CDS encoding VIT domain-containing protein; translation: MRRRFPLALVLVASAASPAGAQGWVEVVARPVSIRPAPIGGPVIRTQSNVRITLDGRIARVEVEERFRNTGSGIAEGTYLYPLPGEAVFTGYSLWMGDQELQGEMQTADQARSVYEEIVRRQRDPALLTYAGHGLIRAQIFPIQPGETRKIVLRYTQVLGRDGDALRLRYAIGPRTTSRSQGDEGTPQDLFSMSVTAPGEATFGTPYSPTHNVTSRRTGGRLVVTVPGTASGDLDLLFPLRRGLVGASVLTHASAGEDGYYMLLLAPPDAATSEALPRDLTLVVDVSGSMSGTKLEQAKAALTQALGALGARDRFRLIAFSSGVTEFRTGLTPATRANVTSAQDFVASLSAGGGTNIEGALDVALGGSRNAERVSLVVFMTDGLPSVGQTQPEQIASAAGSRIGGSRIFTVGVGTDVNTFLLDMLAKEGRGSATYVAPNADVEVAVGTLLGRIRHPALTNLRIVSAPVTLLESQPAQLPDLFYGEELVVFGRYRGTGSGNVVIEGQRNGRRERFTATARFTSRQPDNAFVPPLWASRKIGELTRTARLEGASPAIIEEIRQLGLRYGLLTEYTSYLVLEPGAVVPPEVAPELRGGRDAAKRMTGQAAFNRAEASSREAEVKTLAAADAAADERLARTPPAVGGVRADSRRIAGRIFVDRDGTWTDMTYKPESPVVAVKPFSPAYFELVQALPELASWLSVGDQAVIAGIRISIRIDPAGISSWRGTKLATTVRDFRGQ
- a CDS encoding DMT family transporter, with the translated sequence MIPTQRARLQLVIAAVLFSTGGAVIKATAMTSWQVACLRSGIAAVALAMLLPGAMRSIRPRTFLVSLAYAATLVLFVKANKLTTSANTIFLQATGPLYILLLAPWLLKEKIRLPDVGFMAVVAVGLMLFFTGTDVPVRTAPAPFQGNVLAALSGFTWALTLMGLRWMGADESGGSPAGAVVLGNGFAFLATLPMSLPFSGIGAGDWVAIVYLGVFQIALAYAFVTRAVGKLPALEISIILLVEPVLNPVWSWLVHGERPGSWALAGGALILGATGLRSILASRASGRVAARA
- a CDS encoding aminotransferase class IV, which gives rise to MPEAPRVLMALLETVRVRDGRVPLWSLHEARARRSAAALGYSIPAELVPPSGGPDRICRIAYASRERVLVTTRQLEEPKGLRLRTALLPHRGYRHKTTDREWLDVARLDAAARGGDDVLFLSEEGFVAESSIWSLFWWDQGVLTAPPLDLGILPGVARARLAEVAGGLQEGSLPGAQLSAHGGFAANAARGIVPLVEVDGIQVVPNEATALLAEEFWP
- a CDS encoding OmpA family protein → MIRKLSVLCAAIALMATAPAHAQSKGTFLVDVGVALPWYPSYMGLSDKVGPGGRLGYMMSDKLGFEVDAFFLSTEPSSASYTGVNIDQTMGHARFTYNAPMGKGLAAIFGLGFAYNKWGGDAGTYFMRDSTSYDKDSDYGPGGLFGLRFGAGGKVSARVDLTADYIPSPIMADNPYTQNQFYWGMDAMLSIAFGGKPGTPKDSDKDGVPDKTDLCPNTPLGTAVDANGCPYGDADKDGVTDNLDKCPNTPMGATVDAAGCPSDSDKDSVYNGIDRCRTPRWVRRWTPRAARRTRTATACTTGSTSAPTPATRVDAKGCPVDSDGDGVPDYMDKCPNTPAGIKVNAEGCPILFEPGKTAVVLPGVNFASNSAVLDPSSQEILDKVANFMQYNPSGYKLEVAGYTSSTGSPRAQHAALAAACGSRREVPREQGCPDWHADGQGLRSGLPVDTNATAAGRANNRRVELKQIK